One window from the genome of bacterium encodes:
- a CDS encoding methyltransferase domain-containing protein, producing the protein MSNRGKLQRRYAQMAEDERARQRALHLGYDEAELRALPPAAVISFGCGNPLALAELRPGEVVLDLGSGVGLDALLAARRVGPTGRVIGVDATPEMVGKARRNASQAGLGNVSFAVSEIESLPLADASVDVALSNCVLNHCADKLRAFEEVRRCLRSNGRALITDLMFEGACDQALLDQVDPIWHEWLRLASPAKAYLQALDRAGFAVEVLGKAPYPAGEGDALAGQVTNLYLRATRRD; encoded by the coding sequence ATGTCCAACCGAGGGAAACTGCAGCGACGGTACGCGCAGATGGCTGAGGACGAGCGGGCTCGGCAGCGGGCACTGCACCTGGGGTACGACGAGGCGGAGTTGCGAGCCCTGCCGCCAGCGGCCGTCATCAGCTTCGGCTGCGGCAACCCCCTGGCGTTGGCGGAACTGCGTCCGGGGGAGGTGGTGCTCGATCTGGGCAGCGGTGTGGGGCTTGACGCGCTGCTGGCTGCGCGCCGGGTCGGCCCTACCGGGCGCGTCATCGGGGTGGATGCCACGCCGGAGATGGTCGGGAAGGCCCGGCGCAACGCCAGCCAGGCCGGTCTGGGGAACGTAAGCTTCGCCGTCAGTGAGATCGAGAGCCTGCCCCTGGCGGACGCGAGCGTGGATGTGGCGCTATCCAACTGCGTACTGAACCACTGCGCCGACAAGCTGAGGGCCTTCGAGGAGGTCCGACGCTGCCTGCGGTCCAACGGCCGGGCACTCATCACCGACTTGATGTTCGAGGGTGCGTGCGACCAAGCGCTGCTCGACCAGGTGGACCCCATCTGGCATGAATGGCTGAGACTGGCGTCCCCTGCGAAGGCCTACCTGCAGGCGCTGGACCGGGCCGGCTTCGCGGTGGAGGTGCTGGGCAAAGCGCCCTACCCGGCGGGCGAGGGTGACGCGCTGGCCGGGCAGGTCACCAACCTGTACCTCCGGGCCACGCGCCGCGACTAG
- a CDS encoding carbohydrate binding family 9 domain-containing protein: MPRYSLLLAAILLAGAAVAAPDVVAIRATAPPMLDGKLDDAVWQQGQWYSNFTLLGEGARPATAQTRFKVAFDDQKLYLAAELLEPQMDKLVARETARDGHVHRDDVFEFMIVPSSSRLDYVHFSLNPLGTLYDAERRQGGNVGTPEWDADWQAATGKTPTSWTVEVAIPFTELPLTSLSKGDWALNVARERQAGKQELSSFTEGRGGFHQPNLYATLKLPGADLSPFLWTVKNPYETAFQPEGERLFYAGKLHVTNDTGRFWFVRLKPELVSKAGSSAGRVVSAGFDATQGRELAFRVPVREQGPQTLRLVLVDRQQPDRVLCVRKFPLTLTYTPLAIDITQPSYRDCIYASQQIAEVQFTVQSALAPEMLAGKMLHAVLVPAGAQSPAEAKPVSRAKPQPAAPTVMMSLPADKLEVGDYRLIVTLMDKSGQVVHSAQKTLRKLPPPPNGHEWRVDEHNVLLHNGKPFMPYGWFSQAPATFDPADGYTVLQAYSKEYFAEDVVRAWLDEVAAKGAYATFSPYSRAFMNRDEDVKRPLNEAEKTELTRRVKALMDHPGLFAWYMADEPELRPVLPQRAQEIYEVVRDTDPYHPCIMLNDTIPGIARYERGGDVLMPDPYPCFLKGGLAASPIEKTGQFMQAVREATGGRKPAWVTPQAFNYGDYGKSGNRGPNLMEMRNQAVQATVYGAKGFIWYTHSQISNYPDLFLGMPFLAREMKDLQEAVLAPDAPGVVTVKAPKPEHLHVSARRVGNDLFIFAVNTATEPQEVSLSLKGAPATLAVVSEGRSVTLNGGTLTDRFEIYDSHIYTTRTALAGRASLQAARETIARAEGERKQPGNLAFEDSGVRVVISSGSVYGNNPDRVVDGITTSMGWNAKEAKGEQWLQLIWPAEQQIGRVVVYSTSLAAAEVQVPGAAEGEWKTVGTLAGDGPLTVSFDPVKVKTLRILAGKLLPEQKTPGLQEVEAYAK; the protein is encoded by the coding sequence ATGCCACGCTATTCACTGCTTCTAGCTGCAATCCTCCTGGCTGGCGCGGCCGTGGCCGCGCCGGACGTTGTCGCCATCAGGGCAACCGCACCCCCCATGCTGGACGGCAAGCTCGATGACGCCGTCTGGCAGCAGGGGCAGTGGTATAGCAACTTCACGCTGCTGGGCGAAGGCGCCAGGCCGGCGACGGCCCAGACGCGCTTCAAGGTCGCCTTCGATGACCAGAAGCTCTACCTGGCCGCCGAGTTGCTGGAGCCGCAGATGGACAAGCTGGTCGCTCGTGAGACCGCGCGCGACGGCCACGTCCACCGGGATGATGTGTTCGAGTTCATGATCGTCCCGAGCAGCTCACGGCTGGACTATGTCCACTTCTCGCTCAACCCGTTGGGGACGCTATACGATGCCGAGCGGCGGCAGGGCGGCAATGTGGGCACCCCGGAATGGGACGCGGACTGGCAGGCCGCCACCGGCAAGACCCCGACCTCCTGGACGGTGGAGGTGGCCATCCCGTTCACGGAGCTGCCTCTCACGAGCCTGTCGAAGGGCGATTGGGCCCTCAACGTCGCGCGCGAGCGGCAGGCCGGCAAGCAGGAGCTGTCGAGCTTCACCGAGGGCCGCGGGGGCTTCCACCAGCCGAATCTGTATGCCACGCTCAAGCTCCCGGGCGCGGACCTCAGCCCCTTCCTGTGGACAGTCAAGAACCCCTACGAGACCGCCTTCCAGCCCGAGGGCGAGCGGCTGTTCTATGCCGGCAAGCTGCACGTCACCAATGACACCGGGCGGTTCTGGTTCGTGCGCCTGAAGCCCGAGCTTGTGTCGAAGGCCGGCAGCAGCGCCGGGCGGGTCGTGTCCGCCGGCTTCGACGCCACCCAGGGCCGCGAGCTGGCCTTCCGGGTGCCGGTGCGCGAGCAGGGACCGCAGACGCTACGGCTGGTGCTGGTGGACCGCCAGCAGCCCGACCGGGTGCTGTGCGTGCGCAAGTTCCCGCTGACGCTGACCTATACCCCCCTCGCCATTGACATCACGCAGCCCTCGTACCGCGACTGCATCTACGCCAGCCAGCAGATCGCCGAGGTGCAGTTCACGGTGCAGTCGGCGTTGGCGCCTGAGATGCTGGCGGGCAAGATGCTGCACGCGGTGCTGGTGCCGGCCGGGGCCCAGTCGCCCGCCGAGGCCAAGCCCGTGTCGCGCGCCAAGCCCCAGCCCGCGGCCCCGACCGTGATGATGAGCCTGCCCGCCGACAAGCTGGAGGTGGGGGACTACCGGCTGATCGTGACGCTCATGGACAAGAGCGGGCAGGTCGTCCACTCGGCGCAGAAGACGTTGCGCAAGCTCCCGCCGCCGCCCAATGGGCACGAGTGGCGCGTGGATGAGCACAATGTGCTGCTGCACAACGGGAAGCCCTTCATGCCCTACGGCTGGTTCAGCCAGGCCCCGGCCACCTTCGACCCGGCAGACGGCTACACGGTCCTGCAGGCGTACAGCAAGGAGTACTTCGCCGAGGACGTGGTACGGGCGTGGTTGGACGAAGTGGCGGCGAAGGGCGCCTACGCCACCTTCAGCCCCTACAGCCGGGCCTTCATGAACCGGGACGAGGATGTGAAGCGCCCGCTCAACGAAGCCGAGAAGACCGAGTTGACGCGGCGGGTGAAGGCCCTGATGGACCACCCCGGCCTGTTCGCCTGGTACATGGCAGACGAGCCGGAGCTGCGGCCCGTCCTGCCCCAGCGCGCCCAGGAGATCTACGAAGTCGTGCGCGATACCGACCCGTACCACCCGTGCATCATGCTCAACGACACCATCCCCGGGATCGCCCGTTACGAGCGGGGCGGGGATGTCCTGATGCCCGATCCGTATCCGTGCTTCCTCAAAGGCGGGCTGGCCGCCTCACCCATCGAGAAGACCGGGCAGTTCATGCAGGCCGTCCGCGAAGCGACCGGTGGCCGCAAGCCCGCCTGGGTGACACCCCAGGCCTTCAACTACGGGGACTACGGCAAGAGCGGCAACCGCGGGCCGAACCTGATGGAGATGCGCAACCAGGCCGTCCAGGCGACCGTCTACGGCGCCAAGGGGTTCATCTGGTACACCCACTCGCAGATCAGCAACTACCCTGATCTGTTCCTGGGAATGCCGTTCCTCGCCCGCGAAATGAAGGACCTGCAGGAAGCCGTTCTGGCGCCCGACGCCCCCGGCGTGGTCACCGTCAAAGCCCCCAAGCCCGAGCACCTTCACGTCTCCGCGCGCCGCGTCGGCAATGATCTCTTCATCTTCGCAGTGAACACCGCGACGGAGCCGCAGGAGGTAAGCCTGAGCCTCAAGGGTGCCCCGGCGACGTTGGCCGTCGTGTCCGAGGGGCGCAGTGTCACGCTCAACGGCGGGACGCTCACTGATCGCTTCGAGATCTACGACAGCCACATCTACACCACCCGGACGGCGCTGGCCGGCCGGGCCTCGCTCCAGGCTGCCCGCGAGACCATCGCCAGAGCCGAAGGCGAGCGCAAGCAGCCCGGCAACCTGGCCTTCGAGGACAGCGGCGTGCGCGTTGTCATCTCCAGCGGGTCGGTGTATGGCAACAACCCTGACCGCGTCGTGGATGGCATCACCACCTCCATGGGCTGGAACGCCAAGGAGGCCAAGGGTGAGCAGTGGCTGCAGCTCATCTGGCCCGCCGAGCAGCAGATCGGTCGCGTGGTGGTGTACTCCACCAGCCTCGCCGCTGCCGAGGTGCAGGTTCCCGGCGCCGCGGAGGGCGAGTGGAAGACCGTGGGCACGCTGGCCGGCGACGGCCCGCTGACCGTGTCGTTCGACCCGGTCAAGGTGAAGACACTGCGCATCCTCGCCGGGAAGCTGCTGCCCGAGCAGAAGACGCCGGGCCTACAGGAGGTCGAGGCGTATGCGAAGTGA